The following are encoded together in the Primulina tabacum isolate GXHZ01 chromosome 18, ASM2559414v2, whole genome shotgun sequence genome:
- the LOC142533385 gene encoding putative 4-hydroxy-4-methyl-2-oxoglutarate aldolase 1 — protein MALVTTAEVCDANPQLIVSGELRALNPVFQIYGRRQVFSGPVVTLRVFEDNVLVREFLEERGNGRVLVVDGGGSLRCAILGGNPVVQAQNNGWAGIVVNGCIRDVDEINGCDIGVRALASHPVKANKKGIGEKHVAINFAGTRICDGEWLYADTDGILVSKTELSV, from the coding sequence ATGGCCTTGGTAACGACAGCTGAAGTTTGTGATGCAAATCCACAGCTCATTGTGAGTGGTGAACTCCGAGCACTTAATCCTGTTTTCCAGATATATGGCAGGCGCCAAGTCTTCTCTGGACCAGTTGTTACTCTGAGAGTGTTTGAAGATAATGTTCTGGTCCGTGAATTTCTCGAGGAAAGGGGAAATGGAAGAGTTCTTGTTGTTGATGGGGGTGGTAGCTTGAGATGTGCAATATTGGGTGGAAATCCTGTAGTACAGGCACAGAACAATGGATGGGCTGGTATAGTAGTTAACGGCTGTATAAGGGATGTAGATGAAATCAATGGCTGCGACATTGGTGTTCGAGCCCTCGCCTCACATCCTGTTAAGGCCAACAAGAAGGGAATTGGAGAAAAGCACGTTGCCATAAATTTTGCTGGGACTAGAATTTGTGATGGCGAATGGCTTTACGCAGATACTGATGGCATTCTTGTTTCAAAGACAGAGTTGTCCGTCTGA